In one Nicotiana sylvestris chromosome 8, ASM39365v2, whole genome shotgun sequence genomic region, the following are encoded:
- the LOC138875542 gene encoding uncharacterized protein, with protein MVKNHKQWYEKLPFALLGYSTKVRTSIGATPYMLVYGTEAIIPAEVDIPSLRILHEAELSDAEWIRRRYEQLALTDGKRMNTVCHGQLYHNRMSRAFNERVKPRQFTPSQLVLKKIFPYKDEAKWKFSPNWQCPYMVHRELTGGALIHVEIDGEIWQKPIN; from the coding sequence atggtaaagAACCACAAACAGTGGtatgagaagttacccttcgcTTTGTTGGGATACAGCACTAAAGTTCGCACATCAatcggagcaactccctacatgctagtttatggtactgaggctatcatcccagccgaggtagatattccttctttaagaatcctACATGaggctgaactcagcgatgcagagtggattAGGAGAcgctatgagcaattggcccttaCAGATGGGAAGAGGATGAACACagtgtgtcacggccaactttatcataacagaatgtccagagctttcaacgaaagggtcaaaccaaggcaatttacACCGAGTCAGTTGGTGCTTAAGAAGATCTTCCCATATAAAGATGAAGCCAaatggaaattctctcccaactggcaatgtccgtacatggttcatagggaactaacaggaggagcactcatacatGTAGAAATAGACGGAGAAATCTGGCAAAAACCAATCAATtga